Part of the Gemmatimonadaceae bacterium genome is shown below.
ACGGACGTCCACGAGCCCGACCAGTGCGCGACGGCCGCCGAGGTGGTGGACGTCCTCCAGATACCGGCGTTCCTCTGTCGCCAGACGGACCTCCTCCTTGCCGCGGGGTCGACGGGCAAGCCCGTGAACATCAAGAAAGGGCAGTGGATGCACCCGGAAGGAATGCGCGGCGCCGCCGAGAAGGTGCGTAAGGCCGGCGTTAGGCGGCCGGAGGTCGCGATCACCGAGCGCGGCACGTTCTTCGGCTACGGCGATCTCGTGGTCGACATGCGTTCGTTCGCCCGCCTCACCGCCGCCTGCTCGGCGCCCGTGGTGTTCGATGCCACGCACAGCGTGCAGCAGCCGGGAAAAGGCGAAGGCGGCGCGAGCGGCGGCGTCCGCGAACACATTCCCGCGCTCGCGCGCGCGGCGGTGGCCGCCGGCGCCAACGGCGTGTTCATCGAGACGCACCCCGATCCCGACAATGCGCCGAGCGACGGACCGAACATGCTGCCGTTGTCCGAGCTCGATGCGCTCGTGCGCCAGCTCATCGCCGTATGGGATACGTGCCGCCAGTGATCGACCCGGCCCTCGCCCGACGCATCAAGCTCGTCGGTCTCGACGTGGACGGCGTCCTCACCGACGGCGGCATCTACCTCGGCGATGTGGCGGGCGCGGCCATGGAGTTCAAGCGCTACGACGTGCAGGACGGACTCGGCATCGAGCTGCTGCGCAACGTCGGGCTCAAGGTGGTGATCGTCACCGGGCGCGTCTCCGAGAGCGTGCGGCTGCGCGGCAAGGAGCTGCGCATGGATGACGTCGCGCAGGATGCGTTAGCACGCAAGCTTCCGGCGTTGCGCCGCGTGCTCGAGCGACACGGCGTCACGGCACAGGAGACCGCCTTCGTGGGCGACGACATTCCCGATTTGCCGATCCTGCGCGAGGTAGGGCTCCCCGTTGCCGTTGGCAATGCCGTGCCGATCGTTCGCGAGATGTGCGCGCTGCAATTGGAGCGCGCCGGCGGACGCGGCGCCGTGCGCGAATTCGCCGAGGTGCTCTTGCGCGCGCGCGGCGACTGGGAGCGCGCGCTCGAACTCTACCTTGCGGCGCGCGGGGAAGTCACGCTCGAGACGACGCTCTGAGATGGACATCGTCGACCGCGGACGCCGGGTCTTCCGCATGGAGCGAGAAGCGCTCGAGCAGATCGAGCAGGGCCTCGGCGCGCCGTTCGAGGCGGCGATCGAGCTCCTGGCGGCGTGCACGGGACGGGTGATTGTCGCCGGCGTCGGCAAATCGGGACTCATCGGACGCAAGATCGCGGCGACGCTCACGTCCACGGGTACGCCCGCCATGTTCCTGCACCCGGTCGAGAGCGTGCACGGGGATCTGGGCATCGTCGGGCCGTCCGACGTGGCCATCCTGCTCTCGAAGAGCGGCGCCACCGAGGAGCTGTTCCCGCTGCTGGAACAACTTCGCCGGTTAGGCGTAAGCATCATCGCCATCGTCGGCGCGCACGACTCGCTGCTCGGCCGGCAGGCCGACGTGGTCCTCGACACCTGGGTTCGCGAGGAGGCATGCCCGCACGATCTCGCGCCCACCACCAGCACCACGGCTGCGCTCACGATGGGCGATGCGCTGGCCGTGACGCTGCTCGAACGCAAGGGATTCCGCCGCGAGGATTTCGCGCGGCTGCATCCAGGCGGGTCGCTGGGCAAGCGCTTGCTCACCCGGGTCTGCGATGTGATGGTGACGGATGCACTGCCGATGCTCAAACCGGGGTCGTCCATGCGGGAGGCCGTGGTCCTGCTGGCCAAGCGGCGCGGCACGGTCGCGGTGGTCGATGAGAGTCAGCGCGTGTTGGGCGTCGTGACCGCCGGCGACCTCACACGGCTCATGGAGCGCGACGGAGACGTGTTTGCCGTGCTTGTCGATCACGTCATGAACGCACAGCCGAAAACTGCCCGCGCAGACGAGCTGGGCAGTGCGGTCGTGTTCCGCATGGAGAAATTCGGCATCATGGCGATGCCCGTCCTCGACGGCGACGACCGCATGGTGGGAATGGTGCACCTGCACGATCTCATGCGCGCGGGCATCTCGTGATGCGGCGCGGCTGGACCGTCGCGTTAGGCATCGTGGCCGTGGCCGCCGCGTGCTCCAACGGCACCGAGCCCAAGGTGACGTCGGCGAATCCGCTCGCCGA
Proteins encoded:
- the kdsA gene encoding 3-deoxy-8-phosphooctulonate synthase, which gives rise to MTQRFPSDRLFLIAGPCVVESDELNFRVADHLAALAERVPGGIIFKASFDKANRSNRAAHRGPGLDEGLTALDRVKSRTGLPVLTDVHEPDQCATAAEVVDVLQIPAFLCRQTDLLLAAGSTGKPVNIKKGQWMHPEGMRGAAEKVRKAGVRRPEVAITERGTFFGYGDLVVDMRSFARLTAACSAPVVFDATHSVQQPGKGEGGASGGVREHIPALARAAVAAGANGVFIETHPDPDNAPSDGPNMLPLSELDALVRQLIAVWDTCRQ
- a CDS encoding HAD hydrolase family protein, whose product is MIDPALARRIKLVGLDVDGVLTDGGIYLGDVAGAAMEFKRYDVQDGLGIELLRNVGLKVVIVTGRVSESVRLRGKELRMDDVAQDALARKLPALRRVLERHGVTAQETAFVGDDIPDLPILREVGLPVAVGNAVPIVREMCALQLERAGGRGAVREFAEVLLRARGDWERALELYLAARGEVTLETTL
- a CDS encoding KpsF/GutQ family sugar-phosphate isomerase, translated to MDIVDRGRRVFRMEREALEQIEQGLGAPFEAAIELLAACTGRVIVAGVGKSGLIGRKIAATLTSTGTPAMFLHPVESVHGDLGIVGPSDVAILLSKSGATEELFPLLEQLRRLGVSIIAIVGAHDSLLGRQADVVLDTWVREEACPHDLAPTTSTTAALTMGDALAVTLLERKGFRREDFARLHPGGSLGKRLLTRVCDVMVTDALPMLKPGSSMREAVVLLAKRRGTVAVVDESQRVLGVVTAGDLTRLMERDGDVFAVLVDHVMNAQPKTARADELGSAVVFRMEKFGIMAMPVLDGDDRMVGMVHLHDLMRAGIS